TACTGTGTATCTAAACTACAGGGTATACTCTACTCCTCAATCAGTTAGATTGTTGTAACTGTCTAACAACTTGCTAGCTGTATGCTGAGGTGGACTCTGAGCTGTCATCTACACATGCTGAATTGGTTATGCCTTCAAGTGTCTCcttgttttctttctcatttattaatcatatttcatattttttttccatcTGCTTTATCTCGATAAGTAGAGATACAATTAAAGTATGTATAAGTTTtctgatgaagaaaaaaaaagtaaagtaaGTATGTATGAATTATTTTCCAAATTTAGAGTAAGGTTTACTCTAGGTCGTCTTGCTTGCTCATTATTTATTGGGCTACCATAAGACCAATCCGTGTCTAAACTCGGATGAGTTATTCTTTGGCTAACTCATCTAATCTGCTCTTACAGTGCTCATTTAGTCGTGAAATATTTTGAATGAATAATGTGACTTTGATATCTCTCCACCTTTATTTggtggagagagaaaaaaaaaagaatgacaATTTAAAGATATGATAGATGAAGTAATagtaaaagaaaagagagataaaGAGAGAATATAAGTGAAAATATAATCAAAGAGAAAATGAGGTGTTAACATATCATAACATCATTTTGAACCGAGCCGGAACAAATAAAATTGTGTCTAAGTTTTGTCCTAAAATGAAACATACCAACCAAATCTGATAGGCCAGATTTATAGCTGTGTGTCACTTTTGATTAGCTGCTGGTTGCACAACTGCAGAAAcaaatatttctttatttatatataaaataaaataaaataatcctttgctttctttctcttacaGCTAAAGTCATATCTCCACCCCTCTGATCACAACATTTAAAGGTGCTGCAGAAAGAGGTGTGTATTTGTTGTTTTTCTGTTCATGAGAGctctatttttcatatttaagaaaaaaaaattattattaccAGTTTTCAATTTTGCAGCTTTTGCTTCTGCTAGTCTTTCCAGTTGAATTGATTGCTTGACTTTCAGAAACAGAAAACTccttgaagagaaaaaaaaaaagctattttTTCCACCACattttgtttatatattttttaaatatttgataaaaatttattgatatttttattaCTTAGCTGCAACTCACTACTTGTTCACAGTTCAGAATCCAAGTTAAAGTTCTGAGTTGTCAAAACTCTAGATCTGAGTGAGTGAAGAGTGCTAAATTTGATGAAgaaatttcaatttcaacttCAACATGATTTGATGTGAAAAACACGCTAAGAAGAAGAACAAAGCAAGCTagcttcaattcaattcaatggaTTCAGATCTTCAGCAACAGCCACCACAGATGAATCCTTCACCTGGTTTAACACGGTATCGATCAGCACCGAGTTCATATTTCTCCGACATCATCGACCGCGAATTCTACGAGCACATTTTCAACAAACCGTCAAGTCCCGAAACAGAGCGCGTCTTCTCACGGTTCATGAACAGTTTCAGCggcggtgatggtggtggcggcgcgaCGGCGGAAGAGGATCATCCACTGAAAATCTCAGCAGATTCAGTGAAACGAGAGCAGGATCAACAGGGAATGAACAATGAAGTTCTACAGAGTAGTACTGAGATTATCAATGATTATGGCAACTCTGTTCCTCATTCTCAACAGAGCTTTTACCAAAGCGCGGTGAAACCACCGTTGCCGAATCACTATCTTCAatctggtggtggtgggaatGGCAATTCTGGTCTCATCAGACATAGTAGTTCACCTGCAGGACTGTTTTCTCAAATCAACATTGAAAATAGTAACTTCTCTGTCCACTTTATTctgctttcaatttttttttgctatttTTGGTGAATTCTCCTTTTGTCTTACTTCTAGAGGGAGAAAAATGGGGTTAATTTTCCTGGAAAAGCATGAATTTCTAGATTTTCTTGTGTGGAATTCTTGTTGCCCCTATTAAATAACTCTTTTAGGTAGCATACAATTTTAGTCTTTACTAATATGTggatattatattttatattttgtacTTCAAGTTCCAACAAGTGAACAACTTGGTCAGGAAAAATAGAAAAACCTGATTGTGTTGGAACAGGTAGCTTGGGCTATTTGGGGGTATTAGGCTTCAATAAATTTGTCACattcttcattttttatttccgGAGTCGCGTTCTGGCATCGAGAAGCTACTCGTATAAGCTTCttcttagaattgattttgactttagaatcaatggTAGAAGATTTTCCAAATATGCATGTATCATGAGTAGGTTTATAGGTTGTTTTAATGAGGTTATGAAAACTTTATTGGCAGTGGCAGGCTATGCTGGTGTGAGGGGCATGGGAACTTTGGGAGCTGTTAAAAATTCTCTTGAAGGAGCTAAATTTTCTAGTGCAAGGAGGTTGAAGAACCAACCAAACTACTCCTCAGGGATGATGTCATCAATAGCTGAAATTGGGGACAGAGGCAATAGAGAAAATAATCCAGACAGTGAAGCTTTTGCTGAAGGAATTGGTAATGATTTCATCACAGGTTTCCCAGTTGGTGCTTGGGATGACTCTGTAATGATGTCTGACAATGTTAGTGGTCTGAAAAGATTtagagatgatgatgatgctaaaCCATTTTCTGGTTTGAATGGAGCTGAGACTCGGGTAAAATATATACTCTtatcatgtttggatcaacttatttCTTCTCAGTATCAATTTTGTCACTCAGAAACTACTCATAAAAGCTTCTCCCTATAATTGATTATTTCTTTAGAATGAAAATTGTAGATCGATTTAACATGCTATCTAAGGCATTGGTCTGATCTTGTGTATTATAATTCCCGATTGAAACGTCACTTGACATGATTTTATTGTGGTTGAACAGAATGAAACAGGAGGACAGTCTTCTTCTTTGGTTCATCAGATGAGTATGCCAAATACTTCATCTGAAATGGCAGCTATTGAGAAGTTCCTGCATTTCTCAGATTCTGTTCCGTGCAAAATTCGTGCCAAGCGGGGTTTTGCCACTCACCCCAGAAGCATTGCAGAGAGGGTACACTTTATTCTAGCCAAATATTTGTCCTTTTGCTTTCTTATTCTTAACTGGATTCCTGATTGATTACTAAGTATTCAATCTGATTTCCTACATCACTGTTCTTGATCTGGAAAGCAATCAAAGCATCAAATAATTTAGATACTCATAAGGCATGATCATTGAGCAAGTGGTGGGTATATATCCACAATGTTGTTGGTTTCTTTCTTTCCAATTTTTTATGGATATATTTGCGGAAATTGTCTTCAGGTTAGAAGAACTAAAATTAGTGAGCGTATGAGGAAACTACAAGATCTGGTCCCAAACATGGACAAGGTAAGACTTTGACATAAAACACTGAGTGGATGTTCGATTTCATGATTTGCACTGAATCCAATGCATGTTTACTCAGAAGTTAAGACTTGTAACGTCTAACCAGAAGTGATTTTACCGTGGAAGCAAACATGCTATGAACTTGTATTGCATATACACCAAAGTGTTTGTGGATTATGGATGCCAGAGGCATAATGTTGTTTCGCTTCCTTTGCAGCAAACAAACACAGCAGACATGTTGGACTTGGCTGTGGATTACATCAAGGACCTTCAAAAGCAAGCTCAGGTATTTTAAAAACATGACCTATCTTAATTCTCAACCATGACAAAATGTCATTTATCATTATGGATCATTTTACCCCTATCAGTCCCTTATTTTCTTCCCATATACATGCATGTTTAGACGCTTTCAGACTGTCAAGCAAAGTGTACATGTTCACACAAGCAGCAATAATAATGGCAAAGAGGGAGCTGCCAATCTCCCATTGTTGACTTATGTTTAGTCTCTGTACAGATTTGTAATAATTTGGTTCAAAGAAGCTAGAATCTAGATTAGCTTTCCTCTGTTGCTGCACATGATAGAATTATTTGCCCCTTCTTGTATTAAAGAAAAGGGGATGAAGATAAATTTATTCAACGGTTGTTGAGGCAAGGAAGAAAATTGGTCTATGAAAAATTGAGTTTGATGGCATATAAGCCAAGCAGGTACAAAAGTCTTATGTCTTGTGTAAACGCATTCAAGCCTCAAATTAAGGGCATGAAAACTAGTGAACGATATGCTTCTTTCAAATTGAATGGCATAGGACACATGATGGGGCCCCGAAACAGACACAATTTTGTTGGTTATAAGATGGGCATGTGTGAGATTTTCACTTTCCTGTTTAATGTGTGTTTGAACACTAGTTGAGTGTAATCCGAACAAACTTTCATATCAATTCATAAGAAGAGTTATGTTCAATTTTCGCAATCGTGGTGAGTATTAACTTCGTTTTTCATTGGTGTCGATAGATATTCAAACATAgctttaatatatttttctattttctttactAAATCAAGGTAAAGCTGTGGGGTTCATTATCTCAAGCCATTTTTCACGGTGGTTCTGTACTGGCATGAGGGTTGTCCAATTTGGATTTGACTGCTCTAGTTTGATAAATGATGACCCCAATGATAGAGATGCGACTTGTAAGCGATACCACACGTTTGCTTAGCCACTATAAACTAGTTGTTTCTTACTATTAGCGGTTAAGGGAAGGAAACTTAAAGACTAAATAGTGAGATGAAAGGACTAGTTATAGTGCCACACACTCACACTCCACGTacctttgcctataaaaaaaaacactccaCGTCCtttttcttgttagttttttgTGGCCTGTCAGTGAGTCTATCCTCCCAATTGTCATCATGATAATCAACATGAATAACAAAATAGTTTGATTGGTTGTTATCCATGGATGATGATACTGGAAAGTTTAggatagagtaaaatacactcacctccctcaagatttgcaagaatgacactccaccccattctttttaaaaatctacactccaccccattttttataaaggcaaaatttagtgacaaaaacaaattcgtcactactaaaaactaattactaattagtaaaaatttaaataaatttaatgcatatacactatcatacattaatttatgaaaataattttactgaattaaatttaaaaaaatcatccactctgtctgttaagtccacgtctcatctatctttaaatcatatttctcaccacaaacggccaccaccaagcctttactccctttaacacggctccactgtcccacaatgtgaaaccccatggcaccaccatgcctcaaagttttgttgcgacctgaaccccaaaacgtgaatcgcacatccctaaagccacttgttcaactacttcttgtgaatttcacccctttaagttgtaaGCGAACGCTTTGTTGGTCtaagatattgttggattttgttaaaaacgatgatccaccgcctcgttgggctctaataacctcagatccacttcatattttcataattttgtttct
This portion of the Lotus japonicus ecotype B-129 chromosome 3, LjGifu_v1.2 genome encodes:
- the LOC130744304 gene encoding transcription factor bHLH130-like, translating into MDSDLQQQPPQMNPSPGLTRYRSAPSSYFSDIIDREFYEHIFNKPSSPETERVFSRFMNSFSGGDGGGGATAEEDHPLKISADSVKREQDQQGMNNEVLQSSTEIINDYGNSVPHSQQSFYQSAVKPPLPNHYLQSGGGGNGNSGLIRHSSSPAGLFSQINIENMAGYAGVRGMGTLGAVKNSLEGAKFSSARRLKNQPNYSSGMMSSIAEIGDRGNRENNPDSEAFAEGIGNDFITGFPVGAWDDSVMMSDNVSGLKRFRDDDDAKPFSGLNGAETRNETGGQSSSLVHQMSMPNTSSEMAAIEKFLHFSDSVPCKIRAKRGFATHPRSIAERVRRTKISERMRKLQDLVPNMDKQTNTADMLDLAVDYIKDLQKQAQTLSDCQAKCTCSHKQQ